CGGCAGATAATTTTTCTGTCTGCTTTGTGCTTCAAGAGCGTGTTCAGAATGTACTTTTACTAGATCTTTTACTGTATTAATTTCTTTTTCCTAGTGTTAAGGAGTCCTCTAAATTGACAttttggatattcgggaatccagccggttGTTCGCGtcattctcgcacgatatttcaacagcgtgcctcgctgtcttcttcaggtgctacctgagactgttcCTTGGGTCgttcgagtccagtatttatgcctgggaggagctgggcgttccctaatcggttcGCGCCCAgtcgagtgttccatctgtggtccgcgcccgccagactcggcttcaacggACCCCTTCAGTCGCGGTTGTTCCGACTGCCGTCGGCGCCCtttttggccgtcctcaacggttgtggttgtcatctgaggtgtgtcagaccccaTCTGatatgttgggtactctatctcatttccatagtaacagtcatgagatagagtacccaacatatCAGATCGGGTcggacacacctcagatgacaaccacaaccgttgaggacggccaaaacgggcaccgacggcagtcggaacatctgcaactggaggggtccgttgaagccgagtctggcgggcgcggacgacagatggaacactcgactcggcgcggaccgattagggaatgcccagctcctcccaggcataaatactggactcgatcgacccaaggaccagtctcaggtagcacctgaaggagacagcgaggcacgctgttgaaatatcgcgCGAGAATGACGCAAACATCCAGCTGGATTCccaaatatccaagatgtcaacagatcaccgggaaagcatgaagaattacagtcCTCTAAATTGTTTTCTACGAAACACTCAACACAAGTAAGGCACTACCTCTGATCTCTATAATTTATGAATCAgatttattttcacacatttatcAGGATACCAAAACTTTCATTATGTGCATAAAATATCCCTTACTACCTTTTAGAGCATATTACATGTGGAACAAACACATAATAATGACACCGACAGACTTTTTCACTGCCTTTACTTGACACTACCACAATGGTTCGCCGAGTATGTGTGCAGATATAGAATCATAACAGGATTGAAGCTGCCTAACAAATAGTTCGTCAATGCTATGCACCTAAAAAGATTACTACTGCCAGAAAAATTGAAACAGTATCTTATAAATTAGATAGACTATTTCGATTTAGAGTAACAAGTAGCCACCCACTCCAAATGCACAACAGTAAGACTAATAATTTGATCACTTTGACGGGCAATATGTCTTCGAGTGCTATCATGCAGAAGTATTAAAAAATAGTGCTGTCAAGTGAAacaaaattaacacacaattgtggAGAAAACAAACTGATCAAAACACAACTACAGCACAACATTTTGGAAGCTGTTCAACTATCACAAGTTAGTTAAACATATTAATTTAAGATTAAAATTGTAAATCTTCAGTCTTCTAAACTTTTCCATACTTGTGGGAAGCTCCCATTTTTATATCAAATGGATATTTATTATCCAGAATACCGTTATCCTTCTTGGTGAGTGCTTAACACTTCATTTATATAAATTCCAAGAAACAGCTCAAATTGATAAAACTTTATGAGGAGCCAGCCATGCTCTAACTTCTGTTTGTTGGAAATGATTACCACACTATAAAAGCAAGTTATGACTGTAAAACAGCAATCTGTACAGTCATTGATATAATGGTATGTTTTTGTTTCAACAGCAGGAGAAATATGTATTTATATgcaacaagaaaacaacagagtatCAGGTGAGTTATTCTGTCAGAACATCTATCTTCAAAAAATATGAAATGGGAAATTGGTATGGTACTGACTGCACAAAATAAAGGAATAGCGAACTGTAACTGTAAAGCCGTTAGTGTATTTCCTAACGTCTCAGTTCCAAGTAATCCAGCAGATCTTCTGACAGACTGCAATAGATTTTAACCTTTTTTACCAgtatattttcataaatgtaaATTGATGTTGGATTTTTTGATTGCTTCTTCATTTTTCTATAGCTGCTGCTGGATAGATTCATCTCAGTAGCTAAATAATCCACTGCAACATTTGGACATACATTTAGTGATGAGCCAGCAACTTACGTTAAATAAACATAATGACATTAACTATATTCTTGATCACATTTACTCACCAAACAGTATCATCAAATATTTATACCAAAACTTAAATCTGCAAACAAATAGCATTTGCCTGGCAAATAGGGTGAAGACAATGAAAGAAACTGAAACACATTGCACACACTATTGCTTCACAGCCATGCTAGAAGGAAGGAAATGTACAAGAAAGTGTATCACAGGTATGTTTCCCCATGAAAATAGTTTCAAAAGACACTTCTGAAGTTAGCTGTTCAGACTGTGAGAAGGAATTAAcatcaaacttcacaattaaaaaaaaaaattaaaatatcacatggtatatttttattaaaaattgaatacttgtgtattattttttctattttacacACTGGATAAAAAggaagcaataaaataaataagcaaatatcCAACAAGGGAAAAAAATCTGAATAAATTACATTTGCTGTTATTAAGTAGTAATAATGATGCAGAATGAAAGTTTTAAATTTGCTTGCTTGTACATTTTAAGAAACTTTTCACTATCAAATAGACATACAAAAATAATGTTGACACCTTATTTGTCTAAGCTGCAACAAACTCTTCAAAATAATACAACCTTTGATTAACAGAGTTAAAACAGTATTTTATCCTTATTCACAAATGGCTTCGAATAAACATTGTAGGGAAGGTCTGGCAGAATGTAGACACTTTTGGATTAAATgagaccactcaccgaaaagcAGAGATGTTGACAGTCACGACAAAAAGAATGAgtacttgctagctttcagagtaccctcccccctcccccccccccccccacacacacacagagacaaatGACAAACTGTTGGGTGAGGGGTGTGGGAACTGAACCTTAACCTTcaccttcaccagggctttgagtATCACTCATCATGTCCGGAAATGAGGAATATTGTATGAGGAATATCGTACCCAACATCCCTCCCATCCTAAAATGCTGTTCCATTATCTTAATGCATCCTATGCCACTTGCACTGTGCAGGATCTGCCTAATCAACCCACCCAGCACCTCCCATTTCAGCCAGTCAGATTTCTCCCACCACATCAGAGGacaagccacctgtgaaagcagctacgtcatataccaactctgctgaaaACACTGCAAAGCTTTTTATTTcgatatgactaccaaccagttaTCTATGAGgctgaatggccaccaccaaactgttccCAAGAACAAAGTTTACCACTTggcggcacaacatgcagctgaaacaAAATGCTCATGACTGCTTCATAACCCGGGCCACGGAGGATCCTtccttccaccaccagcttctctgaacttaGGAGTTTTCTTTACAacacagctttcactcccataATCATTCTGGCCTCGATCTCTGGTAACCCACTACCCCTGTACCCTCCaccctccctttctctgtcctgtCAACCCCTAACCCCTCCCAATTTATGTCCCCACATCATCTTCAGCGTGCGCCACTACCCACCGGCTCCAACAACAATGCACCACATGCCTTGTATGTATATACGTCACTCCTTGCTCCCACATTTCTTGTTCGCTCATCGGCTGTCTCCCTCTAGCTGCTAGCCACCCACACCCCATCCTCTCCCTGCCTCCAGCTGGCCTCTACCCACCCTACCTGACACTACCCCTATTCCAAAAGCCAGCAAGTTTTTGTTCCTTTTGTGTGTGCCTACCAACAACTaacacttctgcttttcagtgagtggtctctaATCCAAAAGAATTTCCACTGGTTTAAATAAATATAGTAACCAGATGCCTTCACAAGAATGTGTCACAGAGGCACTTTGTGATGAATAAAATCTTTTTATGCTGACAGGGCTGCAGTTTAAATATTACAGTGTTAAAACTTTGAGAACCATCCTGCATACATAGGGGGAAAATGGATGAGAAAGCAGCAATAACATTCAACAAATGGACACAGGCCATTATTATAGAAACCTACATTATCACCTTATGTTATTATCACAGCACATGCCAGAATAAACTCTGGAACAAACACGTGGCACTGTACGTGCTAGGCCTATACACACTGTATGATGAAGCTTATGGACAATGGTAAAGACAAAACTCCTGTCTGTCACGTTAGCTTTACTATTCTCTTCCAACAGAACAGAAATGTGTATAAAAGTTCGCAAGTAACATAACGACAATCTTATTAATCACACTGGTCTTGCAGTTGTTGCACAGTCTGGAACAAAGAGAGAAAATAGTTCAGCATCAACATTATGATACTGGAAAGGAAAATTATCATCTAATTACAAAGGTGGAAACAATGCCCAGTATTTATATTAAGGAAGCACAATTCTAAATAGTCTACTGTTGACAAGTAGGAAATATTACCAGCAGCTTTAGTAGGTAAATACTGTTCACTGAATAAAAGCAGACCTGAAGCCTGCGAGTTTTGTTCCTTACTATAATCATTTCCATTTTTCTCCATAATTTGAACAACTTTCTTAACTGAAATTTATACTACACTAATGCACTAAATATTACAAATCTAAACTAACATACACCCCTCATCTGCACTGATGAATAAAGATTTTGAGTGATGAAACATCGACGGCACTTATTCTATATTCTAGCCCCCACTGCATCTAATATCTTCTTCAAGGAATAGAGCAAAAGTAAAATTGAAAATGACTTCAAAATGCTTCTCACGTCAGTTACTTCTACAGGCTAGCTGAATTACATACATGTGGTAACTAATAACATTACTTGCCACTGTCAGTACTGCATATAATATAATAAGTTTACGTGCAACGTGCCAATATATAAATGATGTTAAACAACAATTATGGTGATCCACATATGTTACGCACGTGATCCAGCTCATAGTCTACAACGCCCAAATACGTAAATCTTTACGACGGCCAATTATTTTATCTGAAATACAATACAAATGACAGACGAGCTGTATAGTGACGATTTTACAACGTCTACTACATGAAACAATTATAAATTGCGCCTTATTGGATTACCTAAAAGACCTGAGCCTAAAGGAATGTTAATGGAATTTACATTATTATGGGATTAATAACTGGCAACTAACGAAAAAATGAGTACGACTGTATTTTGTTACTGATTGCGAAACACACACACTATAAGCTACTTTTCAAATTAACTACATCGTAAAGTAATGCTGTTGTAATgtgaataaaacaacttaaaacttTTAGACGCCTCTAGTTTCATACTGCCTACAACAAATCGCCGTCAAAACTTGGAAGACATATCGAATCTGTAGCTAAAGAATCATCATACAATGATAAAGTTGCAAATCATTAGTTTCACTTACATACTATTAAACTCCACATAACAGAAAATGTTAATTCTACAGTACAATAAATTTTACTAACTTCATGATATTACTGTGCCACTTCGATGGCTACCTTCTGGGCTCTTGCtttctccttccttctttctactTCATCTGTAGGAACCTCAGGCAATTCTAGCTCTTCATCATCCGCTTCGAGGACATCTGGAAGAGCTTCCTTTATTATTTCTTCTAGTTCTGCTTCTACAGACTCTTCATCGTCAGCAGACAATGCGCCACTCAACAGTTCGTCAATCTCTCGCTGCTTTTCGACACCTTCACGAGTTTCTTCAAGAATTCGTTCAACCTCATCAACACTGATAACATCGTGTACTTTTTTCAGCGCCACGTTGCCGGCTCTAAGTCCATCTAATACCTGTATCTCTATCTGTGCGAATTCCAAATCATGGACAAGCCTCTGAAGGTTTTCCAATTGCCCGTCTGTTTTTTCGAGAagctgttcttgaaactttttctTCCGTAATATGAGCTTAGCACGTTCCTTTTTACCATCTTGCAACAGTTTCCGTGCAAGCAGTCTATCTTTCTCCAACATGGACTCTACTCTCTTCTGATACTGTTTCAGTTTATCTCGTTGTTGTTTTAACTGCAATATAGCTTTGTCCTGCTCCGTTACCCGACTCGCATGTCTTTTACTTTTACCAAACAAAGCACCCATTATTTACGTTCACTTTTTCACCAGGACTACAACACAGACACTTTTAAATATACTAGAGATCATGATATGCACAGTTTTTgacaacagcaaaaatgtagtctACGTGTCTGACACTGACACACCCACGTAAGTTGTTCTGTACACATCTGAATAAAATCAGATGGTCACAACATATTATCATAATATTCCCCTGGGTCATGTGTCACACTACTCTCGCCTAAGAGTATCATCTCTTACGGCTGTAGAGATATCACAAGAGACCGATTAGGGAGGCTACCATAGGCATGAATCTGTAGGGAAACCAAAGAAACATATGTGTCGGGAGCAGACATGGAGGTAAGAATACCTCCATGGGAGCAGAGTATATAATAGAAAATCTTTGAAGTGACAATGCAGGGACAACTACACACTAACATTTCATGTTTAAAAAACCTTTTCATTTCCCCCGTTTGCATGGGGTTCCCGAAACCTGATTTAGTAAACTGACTTCCTAACACCCCTTCTGGGTGATAATGTAAACGCTTCGTAACAGATTCTAGAAATAAGCTTCTACTTACCAGTTTTCCAATGCTGCAATCAGTTTTCGCTTGCGTGTAAACAGAACCGGTTTTTGAAACGTACTTAGGCTATCAGGTTAggtcttgtttttaaaaaatttcggcTAATATGCACGGAGACAGTTTTTGTACAGT
This Schistocerca nitens isolate TAMUIC-IGC-003100 chromosome 1, iqSchNite1.1, whole genome shotgun sequence DNA region includes the following protein-coding sequences:
- the LOC126250746 gene encoding charged multivesicular body protein 6-A, with the translated sequence MGALFGKSKRHASRVTEQDKAILQLKQQRDKLKQYQKRVESMLEKDRLLARKLLQDGKKERAKLILRKKKFQEQLLEKTDGQLENLQRLVHDLEFAQIEIQVLDGLRAGNVALKKVHDVISVDEVERILEETREGVEKQREIDELLSGALSADDEESVEAELEEIIKEALPDVLEADDEELELPEVPTDEVERRKEKARAQKVAIEVAQ